A region from the uncultured Draconibacterium sp. genome encodes:
- a CDS encoding OmpH family outer membrane protein → MKNLMKLMAVLVFTVASYTAANAQALKFGHIDLQALVQVMPERAAAEAEFNTFQQELEEILGEMQKDYQAKLAEFEALGEAASEIKRNAKIAEIQDVQQRIQNYQVTAQQQVQQKQAELLTPVFDKAEKAIEEVAKEQGLIYVFDAGTGNRTILYKSNQSVDVLPLVKAKLGIQ, encoded by the coding sequence ATGAAGAATTTAATGAAACTAATGGCAGTGCTCGTGTTCACTGTAGCATCATATACTGCTGCCAATGCGCAAGCCTTAAAGTTTGGACACATTGATTTGCAAGCCCTGGTACAAGTAATGCCCGAGCGCGCTGCTGCAGAAGCAGAATTTAACACCTTTCAACAAGAACTGGAAGAAATTCTTGGCGAAATGCAAAAAGACTATCAGGCGAAATTAGCCGAATTTGAAGCATTGGGAGAAGCAGCATCAGAAATAAAAAGAAATGCAAAAATTGCAGAAATTCAGGATGTACAACAACGCATTCAGAATTACCAGGTAACAGCTCAACAACAAGTTCAGCAAAAACAAGCCGAACTGCTTACTCCTGTTTTTGATAAAGCAGAAAAGGCAATTGAAGAAGTAGCAAAAGAACAAGGGTTAATTTATGTTTTTGACGCAGGTACAGGAAACAGAACAATTTTGTACAAATCAAACCAGAGCGTGGATGTTCTTCCATTGGTTAAAGCAAAATTAGGTATACAGTAA
- a CDS encoding OmpH family outer membrane protein — protein MKKIILTLAVIFSITVFANAQKFAFIDSEYIMENIPSFNAAQEQLNQLSSQYQKELESMHAEIEQMYQDFQAESVLLSEDMKRKREDVIITKEKEYKTLQRKYFGPNGDLFKKRQGLIKPIQDDIFNAVQEIATDGSYAVIFDKSGDATLFFTNPRYDLSDQVLQKLGYK, from the coding sequence ATGAAGAAAATAATTTTAACACTTGCCGTAATATTTTCAATTACCGTTTTTGCAAATGCACAAAAATTTGCATTCATCGATTCTGAATATATTATGGAAAACATTCCTTCGTTTAACGCAGCACAGGAGCAGCTGAACCAATTGTCGTCGCAGTACCAAAAAGAATTGGAATCGATGCATGCGGAAATAGAACAGATGTACCAGGATTTTCAGGCTGAAAGCGTACTGTTATCGGAAGATATGAAACGTAAACGCGAAGATGTTATTATTACAAAAGAGAAAGAATATAAAACATTGCAGCGCAAGTACTTTGGTCCTAACGGCGATTTGTTTAAAAAGCGGCAGGGTTTAATTAAACCTATTCAAGACGACATTTTTAATGCCGTTCAGGAAATTGCTACCGATGGCAGTTATGCTGTTATTTTTGATAAATCAGGCGATGCAACATTGTTTTTTACCAACCCGCGCTACGATTTGAGCGACCAGGTATTGCAAAAACTGGGATACAAGTAA
- a CDS encoding POTRA domain-containing protein — protein sequence MSRIKRPLLAFLFLFTVFVPQLFAQDADSTNFSIYYSSARQYTIADVQVSGIRYLDKTVLVQLSGLKVGDEIMVPGDEITLAIKKLWQQGLFSDVKIQATKIVGSQIWLDIYLQERPRLADVNFYGVSKSEKDDITEKVLLLRGSQITDHQVNSAERTIMNLFHGKGFLNTEVNIVQRDDTTQNNSVVLDIYVDKKEKVKVNNIEIIGNEALTDITLERAMKKTNEKSLRNFFKTKKFLQEEYENDQANLIDKYNEKGYRDAIITNDSIYQVEVGRKNKPRVNINIDIEEGNKYYFGDIRWVGNTVYPSDYLDLRLGIKKGDVFNQKILDKRLFDNEEGLNNVYLDRGYLFFNLDPVEVNVNGDTINYEMRIFEGKQATINEVRIVGNTKTHEHVARRELRTYPGDLFSKTLLMRSYRELAQLGHFDPEAINPDVQPHPEDGTVDIEYQLQEKANDQIELSGGWGAGMFVGSVGLKFANFSVRNIFNKEAWRPLPTGDGQTLSLRYQTSGKYYRTISLSFIEPWLGGKKPNSFSVSLSHSRINYSANKYYQSYNPYGYGSSYGYSPYGYGGSYGGYGYSPYGSGYSPYGYGGYGGYGYPQYTYNYDSEDDNEEDDQIWETTALALGYGYRLSWPDDYFTVYHELSLEHYNLRNMGSYFYFLADETGQVNGTFNNLSFKTVFGRSSVDNPLYSRRGSNISLALKVTPPYSWFNDKDYSDESISNEERYKWIEYHKWLLKAQWFTPLTNPGGDHTLVLKTALEMGFLGYFDEGRKSPFEGFIVGGSGMSGYNIYGTDYIALRGYKDYSLSPNNGSNMYSKFTTELRFPITLKPSATIYALAFLEAGNAGISFQNYVPFKLHRSAGVGVRIFLPMFGLMGIDWGYGFDDVPGVTDAAGSQFHFVIGQQF from the coding sequence ATGAGTAGAATTAAAAGACCATTACTCGCCTTTTTATTCCTTTTTACGGTGTTTGTACCACAGTTATTTGCACAAGATGCTGATAGTACGAACTTTTCGATTTATTATTCCAGCGCACGCCAATACACCATTGCCGACGTGCAGGTTTCAGGAATCCGGTATCTGGATAAAACCGTTTTGGTTCAGCTATCAGGTTTAAAGGTTGGCGATGAAATTATGGTGCCGGGAGACGAGATTACACTGGCAATTAAAAAACTATGGCAGCAGGGCCTGTTTTCCGATGTGAAAATTCAGGCCACAAAAATAGTTGGAAGCCAGATTTGGTTAGATATTTACCTGCAGGAACGTCCGCGTTTGGCAGATGTAAATTTTTATGGGGTATCAAAATCAGAGAAAGATGATATTACCGAAAAAGTGTTACTGCTTCGTGGAAGTCAGATTACCGATCATCAGGTAAACAGTGCCGAACGAACCATTATGAACCTCTTCCACGGGAAAGGATTCTTAAATACCGAGGTTAACATTGTACAGCGCGACGACACAACACAAAACAACAGTGTGGTGCTCGATATCTATGTTGATAAAAAAGAGAAAGTAAAGGTTAACAATATCGAAATAATTGGCAACGAAGCGCTAACGGATATTACGCTTGAACGGGCCATGAAAAAGACCAACGAAAAATCGTTGCGCAACTTCTTTAAAACCAAAAAGTTTTTGCAGGAAGAATACGAGAATGATCAGGCTAACCTCATTGATAAATACAACGAAAAGGGTTACCGCGATGCTATTATCACAAACGATTCAATTTACCAGGTAGAGGTGGGGCGAAAAAACAAACCACGGGTAAATATTAACATTGATATTGAAGAGGGGAACAAATATTACTTCGGCGATATCCGCTGGGTGGGAAACACGGTTTATCCATCTGATTATCTTGATTTACGTTTAGGAATAAAAAAAGGAGATGTGTTTAACCAGAAAATTTTGGATAAACGCTTATTTGATAATGAAGAAGGTTTAAATAACGTTTACCTCGATCGTGGTTACCTGTTTTTTAATCTCGATCCGGTTGAAGTAAATGTAAACGGCGATACCATAAACTACGAAATGCGTATTTTCGAGGGAAAACAGGCAACCATTAACGAAGTGCGAATTGTTGGAAACACAAAAACGCACGAGCATGTTGCCCGACGCGAACTTCGTACTTATCCGGGAGACTTGTTTAGCAAAACCTTGTTGATGCGATCGTACAGGGAACTGGCACAGCTCGGGCACTTCGATCCTGAAGCCATTAATCCAGATGTACAACCTCACCCCGAAGATGGAACTGTTGATATTGAATACCAGTTGCAGGAAAAAGCCAACGACCAGATTGAATTATCAGGAGGTTGGGGAGCCGGTATGTTTGTGGGCTCGGTTGGTTTAAAATTTGCCAACTTCTCGGTTCGTAACATTTTTAATAAGGAAGCCTGGCGTCCGTTGCCAACCGGTGACGGGCAGACACTGAGTTTACGTTATCAAACCAGTGGAAAATATTACCGTACAATCAGTTTATCGTTTATCGAGCCCTGGCTTGGTGGTAAAAAACCAAACTCGTTCTCGGTATCTCTGTCACACTCGCGCATAAACTACAGTGCTAATAAATATTACCAAAGCTACAATCCATACGGGTACGGAAGCAGTTACGGCTATTCGCCTTATGGCTACGGTGGCAGCTATGGAGGTTATGGTTATTCGCCCTATGGTTCCGGTTATTCGCCCTATGGGTATGGCGGATACGGAGGTTATGGCTATCCGCAATATACTTACAATTACGATTCGGAAGATGACAACGAGGAAGATGACCAGATTTGGGAAACCACAGCGCTTGCCCTGGGATATGGTTACCGCTTATCGTGGCCCGATGACTACTTTACGGTTTATCACGAGTTGTCGCTCGAGCACTATAACTTAAGAAACATGGGAAGTTATTTTTACTTCCTTGCCGACGAAACCGGACAGGTGAACGGTACTTTTAATAACCTGAGTTTTAAAACCGTTTTCGGACGAAGCTCGGTTGATAATCCTTTGTATTCAAGGAGAGGGTCGAACATTTCATTGGCATTGAAAGTTACACCGCCATACTCGTGGTTTAACGATAAAGACTACTCGGATGAAAGCATTTCAAACGAAGAGCGTTACAAGTGGATTGAATACCACAAATGGTTGTTAAAGGCCCAATGGTTTACACCTCTTACCAACCCGGGAGGCGATCATACACTGGTACTTAAAACCGCACTCGAGATGGGATTTCTTGGCTACTTTGACGAAGGCAGAAAATCGCCATTCGAAGGATTTATTGTTGGTGGCTCGGGTATGTCGGGGTACAATATTTACGGTACCGATTATATTGCCCTGCGTGGTTACAAAGACTACAGCTTAAGCCCGAACAACGGATCGAATATGTACTCGAAATTTACTACCGAATTGCGCTTCCCAATAACCTTGAAACCCAGTGCAACCATTTATGCCCTGGCTTTCCTTGAGGCCGGTAATGCAGGTATAAGTTTCCAAAACTATGTACCATTTAAATTACACCGCTCGGCTGGTGTTGGTGTTCGTATCTTCTTGCCAATGTTTGGATTAATGGGTATCGATTGGGGATATGGTTTCGACGATGTGCCCGGTGTAACCGATGCTGCAGGAAGTCAGTTCCACTTTGTTATCGGACAACAGTTTTAA
- a CDS encoding isoprenyl transferase, producing MKTVSERLDKNNIPKHIAIIMDGNGRWAAKHGKPRIMGHENGVESVRSVVEGAGEIGVKHLTLYAFSTENWDRPKKEVDALMGLLVHAIEAETDELNKNNVRLSVIGNVAIMPEEVRHKLNGCIDALKNNSGLNLVLALSYSGQWDIVNAVKHLVADVQQNKITQETINNELFQNYLSTAKMPAPELLIRTSGEYRISNFLLWQIAYSELHFTNKLWPDFRKQDLFEAIIDYQNRERRFGKTSEQLTS from the coding sequence ATGAAAACAGTGTCTGAAAGATTAGATAAAAACAATATTCCAAAACATATTGCCATTATTATGGATGGCAACGGAAGGTGGGCTGCTAAACACGGCAAGCCGCGCATTATGGGGCACGAGAACGGCGTTGAGTCTGTTCGCTCGGTAGTGGAAGGTGCCGGTGAAATTGGCGTTAAACACCTTACGCTTTATGCATTCTCAACCGAAAACTGGGATCGTCCCAAAAAAGAAGTGGATGCACTGATGGGGCTCTTGGTACATGCCATTGAAGCAGAAACCGATGAGCTAAATAAAAATAACGTTCGTTTAAGCGTAATTGGTAACGTGGCAATAATGCCCGAAGAAGTTCGCCATAAACTAAACGGATGCATTGACGCATTAAAAAACAACAGCGGCTTAAACTTGGTTTTAGCCTTGAGTTACAGCGGACAATGGGATATTGTAAATGCCGTGAAGCATTTGGTTGCAGATGTGCAACAAAACAAGATTACACAAGAAACAATAAATAACGAACTGTTCCAGAATTATTTGTCAACAGCAAAAATGCCCGCACCGGAACTGCTGATTAGAACCAGCGGTGAATACCGGATAAGTAATTTTTTACTGTGGCAAATAGCTTACTCTGAATTACATTTTACAAATAAATTATGGCCCGATTTTAGAAAACAGGATTTATTTGAAGCCATTATTGATTATCAGAACAGAGAGAGAAGATTTGGAAAAACAAGTGAACAGTTAACGAGCTAA
- a CDS encoding DUF6089 family protein translates to MKKLLLVLLTVFLTVSVHAQKTADIGIWGGSLTSVHGDMDDDTPFQSFNLNFGAYFRYNFNARVAMRAMFLTGTFSSTGEVESAPWEFDKMVQDLSLQAEINYLRYILGKKKLRFSPYVTAGIGVAYFPYNFKAREIAEFNPNHPELEYNPATGQIIVTDYEESVVTPTIPFGIGFKYTIGDRLGLGVEYQMRKYMSDKLDDLDDPLAHVNGFGETIIYNDGSHNNDWAGYLGVHLTYMIFIGKKACPAYDAKNW, encoded by the coding sequence ATGAAGAAATTATTATTGGTGTTGCTTACAGTTTTTCTGACTGTTTCAGTACATGCACAAAAAACGGCTGACATAGGAATTTGGGGAGGTTCGTTAACTTCGGTACATGGCGACATGGATGACGATACCCCGTTTCAATCGTTCAATTTAAATTTTGGTGCTTATTTCAGGTATAATTTTAATGCCCGCGTGGCGATGCGAGCCATGTTTTTAACCGGTACTTTTTCGAGCACCGGAGAAGTAGAAAGCGCTCCGTGGGAGTTTGATAAAATGGTTCAGGATTTATCCCTGCAGGCAGAAATTAATTACCTGAGGTATATATTGGGAAAAAAGAAATTACGCTTTAGTCCTTATGTTACCGCAGGAATAGGAGTTGCCTATTTCCCTTATAATTTTAAAGCCAGGGAAATCGCAGAATTTAATCCCAACCATCCAGAGTTGGAATACAATCCGGCAACCGGGCAAATTATTGTAACTGATTATGAAGAATCGGTAGTTACACCAACTATTCCATTTGGTATTGGCTTTAAATACACCATTGGCGATAGGTTAGGTCTGGGAGTTGAGTACCAGATGAGAAAATACATGAGCGATAAGCTGGATGACCTGGACGATCCATTGGCACATGTCAACGGATTTGGCGAAACCATAATTTATAACGACGGTTCGCATAATAATGATTGGGCAGGGTACCTGGGAGTGCATCTCACGTACATGATTTTTATAGGAAAAAAGGCATGTCCGGCTTACGATGCTAAAAATTGGTAA
- a CDS encoding NAD kinase, whose product MKVAVFGTIVSDDFVPVLQEFFSFLRTKNIQVQLYKPFYSHLVEELNSSTYYTSFFHSYSDFDPDNSFVFSVGGDGTFLQSVLNIRNFNIPVIGLNGGRLGFLADISEDEVHSALEHIFTGNYKVVERSMLEIEFSNRENLDFNFALNEMTVLKTDNASMLNVTARINGDFLNNYWADGLIISTPTGSTAYSLSVGGPILTPNSANFVITPLAPHNLTIRPIVVPDDSEIELEVEGRGTNYLTSLDSRSVAVEFSTKITVKKAAFKLKTLQLPEQPFFHTLRTKLMWGIDRRN is encoded by the coding sequence GTGAAAGTTGCAGTGTTTGGCACTATTGTCTCAGATGATTTTGTTCCTGTTTTACAGGAGTTTTTCAGTTTTCTTCGCACAAAAAATATTCAGGTGCAGTTGTATAAACCGTTTTATTCGCACCTGGTTGAAGAGTTAAACAGTTCCACTTATTACACTTCATTTTTTCATTCGTACTCCGATTTTGATCCTGATAATTCCTTTGTTTTTAGTGTTGGTGGCGATGGAACCTTTTTGCAGTCCGTGTTAAATATCCGAAATTTTAATATTCCTGTTATTGGATTAAATGGCGGCAGGCTGGGGTTTTTGGCCGATATTTCGGAAGATGAAGTGCACAGTGCTCTGGAACATATTTTTACCGGAAATTACAAGGTGGTTGAGCGTTCAATGCTTGAGATTGAGTTTTCGAACCGTGAAAACCTTGATTTCAATTTTGCACTAAACGAAATGACGGTGTTAAAAACCGATAACGCTTCGATGTTAAATGTTACTGCACGAATTAATGGTGACTTTCTGAATAATTATTGGGCCGATGGTTTAATAATTTCTACACCAACGGGCTCAACAGCCTATTCGCTTAGTGTGGGTGGGCCTATTTTAACACCAAATTCTGCCAACTTTGTTATTACACCATTGGCGCCGCATAATTTAACCATCAGGCCCATTGTAGTTCCCGACGACAGTGAAATTGAGTTGGAAGTAGAGGGCAGGGGAACAAACTACCTGACTTCACTCGATTCGCGCTCGGTAGCTGTTGAGTTTTCAACAAAAATAACGGTTAAAAAGGCCGCCTTTAAATTAAAAACACTTCAGCTGCCCGAACAGCCATTTTTTCACACCCTACGAACCAAGTTAATGTGGGGAATCGACCGGAGGAACTGA
- a CDS encoding CBS domain-containing protein encodes MAEKLISDVIPAVTSSDNGRKALSHMDVYRVSHIPVVDDTKYLGLVSDKLIYDLNLVEVPISTALDKLNTTHAHKDQHIFELAVVMYKLKISVLPVLDVDHYYLGAITLYDLARRFANLFSLQEVGGVVVVEMNVTDYSVAQISQIVESNDVKILSFFIDRKPGANVLDVIIKLDSEELSGVVQALMRYDYNVKAIYQDRSMLNDLYQDRFDQFMKFMNI; translated from the coding sequence TTGGCAGAAAAATTAATATCAGATGTAATTCCGGCGGTTACCAGTTCCGATAACGGGCGTAAGGCGCTGAGTCATATGGATGTGTATCGTGTGTCGCATATTCCGGTGGTTGACGATACAAAATACCTTGGTCTTGTATCTGATAAATTAATTTACGATCTGAACCTGGTGGAAGTTCCCATTTCAACAGCGCTCGATAAGTTAAATACCACTCATGCACACAAGGATCAGCATATTTTTGAACTGGCCGTGGTGATGTACAAACTAAAAATTAGTGTATTGCCGGTGTTGGATGTCGATCATTATTACCTTGGGGCAATTACTCTGTATGATTTGGCGCGTAGGTTTGCCAACCTGTTTTCGCTGCAGGAAGTGGGCGGTGTTGTGGTTGTAGAAATGAATGTTACCGATTATTCGGTTGCTCAAATAAGCCAGATTGTGGAAAGCAACGATGTAAAAATACTAAGTTTCTTTATCGACCGGAAGCCGGGAGCGAATGTGCTTGATGTTATTATTAAACTTGATTCGGAGGAGTTGTCGGGGGTGGTGCAGGCCCTTATGCGATACGATTACAATGTTAAAGCAATTTATCAGGATCGGTCGATGTTAAACGATCTTTACCAGGATCGCTTCGATCAGTTTATGAAATTTATGAACATTTAA
- a CDS encoding pyridoxine 5'-phosphate synthase, producing the protein MTRLSVNINKIATLRNSRGGKVPSVKDAAINCQKFGAQGITIHPRPDERHITRKDVYEIKPVITTEYNIEGYPSEEFLKMVIEVQADQVTLVPDTDAQLTSDHGWDIWQHLGFLKEVISRLQEAGIRTSVFVDPDEKAVEGAAEIKTDRIELYTEPYASMYPLDRAKAIEPFVAAAKLAENLGIDVNAGHDLSLENLNYMYQKIPNLKEVSIGHALIADALYMGLETTIEKYLNCLK; encoded by the coding sequence ATGACCAGACTAAGTGTAAATATAAATAAAATTGCAACACTGCGAAACTCTCGCGGAGGCAAAGTTCCCAGTGTAAAAGATGCCGCCATTAATTGTCAGAAATTTGGAGCACAAGGCATAACCATTCATCCACGACCTGATGAACGCCACATTACCCGTAAAGATGTTTATGAAATTAAGCCCGTTATTACCACCGAGTATAACATTGAAGGTTATCCGAGCGAAGAGTTTTTAAAGATGGTTATTGAAGTGCAGGCCGACCAGGTTACCCTTGTTCCTGATACGGATGCGCAACTTACCAGCGATCATGGCTGGGACATCTGGCAGCATCTTGGGTTTTTAAAAGAGGTAATCAGCCGTTTGCAAGAAGCCGGAATTCGTACTTCGGTATTTGTTGATCCGGATGAAAAAGCAGTGGAAGGAGCTGCCGAAATAAAAACAGATCGTATTGAACTATACACCGAACCCTATGCATCAATGTATCCTTTGGATAGAGCAAAGGCGATTGAGCCCTTTGTTGCAGCGGCTAAACTTGCCGAAAATTTAGGAATAGATGTAAATGCCGGTCACGACCTGAGCCTTGAAAACCTGAATTATATGTATCAAAAAATCCCGAACCTGAAGGAAGTCTCCATTGGGCATGCATTAATTGCCGATGCGCTTTATATGGGACTTGAAACAACAATAGAAAAATACCTCAACTGCCTGAAATAA
- a CDS encoding alpha/beta fold hydrolase, translating into MDLFFRKQGNGTPLVVVHGLYGSSDNWINIAKRLAEKHTVYLVDQRNHGRSPFADSHTYNDMRNDLEAFFEKHGIEKAILLGHSMGGKVAMWFAADFPEKVEKLVIADIAPKDYLQLKEDSQFYLHQNILLAMQEIDFSLAKSRKDVDDFMAEKIDNERIRQFLLKNVEKNKKTKQLQWRLNAEVLYDYLEEIVSGVNIHWLDDRIPITAYPVIFIRGLLSKYILDNDKELIKEIYPEARIVDIPEAGHWLHAEQPKKFAEAVFMCC; encoded by the coding sequence ATGGATTTATTTTTCAGGAAGCAAGGAAATGGAACACCTTTGGTGGTCGTTCATGGCCTTTACGGGTCGTCTGACAACTGGATAAACATTGCCAAGCGGCTGGCAGAAAAACACACAGTTTACCTTGTTGACCAGCGCAATCATGGCCGTTCGCCATTTGCCGACTCGCATACTTATAACGATATGCGCAACGATCTGGAAGCCTTTTTTGAAAAACACGGTATTGAGAAAGCCATTTTACTTGGGCACAGCATGGGCGGCAAGGTTGCGATGTGGTTTGCTGCTGATTTTCCCGAAAAAGTGGAAAAACTGGTAATTGCCGATATCGCTCCAAAAGATTACCTGCAATTAAAAGAAGACAGCCAGTTTTACCTGCACCAGAACATTCTTTTGGCCATGCAGGAGATTGATTTCTCGTTGGCAAAATCGCGAAAGGATGTTGATGATTTTATGGCAGAAAAAATTGACAATGAACGCATAAGACAGTTTCTGCTGAAAAATGTGGAGAAAAACAAAAAAACAAAACAGCTGCAATGGCGCTTAAATGCCGAAGTACTTTATGATTACCTTGAAGAGATTGTAAGTGGAGTGAATATTCATTGGTTAGACGACAGGATTCCAATAACCGCTTACCCTGTTATTTTTATTCGCGGACTGCTTTCAAAATACATTCTTGACAACGACAAGGAACTGATAAAAGAGATTTATCCGGAGGCCCGCATTGTTGATATCCCCGAAGCAGGACACTGGTTACATGCTGAACAGCCCAAAAAGTTTGCCGAAGCAGTATTTATGTGTTGTTGA
- the malQ gene encoding 4-alpha-glucanotransferase, whose product MNNRKSGILLHITSLPGAEGIGTLGKEAYAFIDFLVETGQKLWQILPLGPVGAGNSPYQCFSAFGGNALLIDSELLMQEHLLTPDDFQAMPRFSAKKVDFDKVSHWKKSLLEKAFIRFQENRFNDYSNEYSHFLNEHGWWLNDYALFISARNYFGGLHWSEWDRGIKFREQDALDALTAKLKKQIDYQKFIQFLFFRQWHGLKRYANENGVQIVGDVPLYVSGDSSDVWTNTDIFLLDEDLNPTEVGGVPPDYFSETGQLWGNPVFDWPKLKERQYDWWMARLHFNLNMFNLVRIDHFRGLESFWSVPADEETAINGKWIPAHGYEMLSLIKSQIGILPFIAEDLGIITTEVDHLRERFNLPGMKVLQFAFTTDATNKDLPHNYDKNFVVYTGTHDNNTTLGWLNKVDGEEKEMVSKYFSTYDSIRKLVEMAMSSVAETAILPMQDVLELDERSRMNTPGTPTGNWGWRFQWKQLKTTQKNFLRETTLKYNR is encoded by the coding sequence ATGAACAATAGAAAAAGTGGAATTCTTCTTCATATTACCTCGTTACCGGGGGCCGAAGGAATTGGTACCCTGGGAAAAGAGGCCTATGCCTTTATCGATTTTTTGGTAGAAACCGGGCAAAAACTATGGCAAATTCTGCCTCTTGGGCCGGTTGGTGCAGGTAATTCTCCCTATCAGTGTTTTTCAGCTTTTGGTGGAAATGCCTTGCTTATTGATAGTGAGTTGTTAATGCAGGAACACTTGTTAACACCTGACGATTTTCAGGCAATGCCACGGTTTAGTGCGAAGAAGGTAGATTTTGACAAGGTTTCACATTGGAAAAAATCATTGCTGGAAAAGGCTTTTATTCGATTTCAGGAAAATCGTTTTAATGATTACAGCAATGAGTATTCCCACTTTTTGAATGAACATGGCTGGTGGTTAAATGATTATGCCTTGTTTATTTCAGCACGCAATTATTTTGGCGGATTGCATTGGAGCGAATGGGATAGGGGCATTAAATTCAGGGAGCAGGATGCGCTGGATGCTCTAACGGCCAAATTGAAAAAACAGATTGATTATCAAAAATTTATTCAGTTTCTTTTTTTTAGGCAATGGCATGGGTTAAAACGCTATGCCAACGAAAATGGGGTGCAAATTGTTGGCGATGTTCCTTTGTATGTGTCGGGTGATAGTTCTGATGTTTGGACCAATACAGATATTTTTCTTTTGGATGAGGATTTAAATCCAACAGAAGTAGGAGGCGTACCACCCGATTACTTCTCTGAAACTGGCCAGCTATGGGGGAATCCGGTGTTCGACTGGCCGAAACTAAAAGAGCGCCAATACGATTGGTGGATGGCCCGACTGCATTTTAATTTAAATATGTTTAACCTGGTGCGTATCGATCATTTTCGCGGTTTGGAGTCGTTTTGGTCGGTTCCGGCTGATGAGGAAACGGCTATTAACGGAAAATGGATTCCGGCGCATGGCTACGAAATGTTGAGTTTGATAAAAAGCCAGATTGGTATTTTGCCTTTTATTGCTGAAGATTTGGGAATAATTACCACTGAGGTAGACCACTTGCGCGAACGCTTTAATTTACCCGGAATGAAAGTGTTGCAATTTGCTTTTACCACTGATGCTACCAATAAGGATTTACCGCATAACTACGATAAAAACTTTGTGGTATACACCGGAACGCATGATAACAATACCACACTTGGCTGGTTAAATAAGGTTGATGGAGAGGAAAAAGAAATGGTAAGCAAATATTTCTCAACTTATGACTCGATAAGAAAACTGGTGGAAATGGCCATGTCTTCGGTTGCCGAAACCGCTATTTTACCTATGCAGGATGTGCTGGAGCTTGACGAGCGTTCGCGAATGAACACCCCTGGAACACCTACCGGTAACTGGGGATGGCGATTTCAGTGGAAACAATTGAAAACAACGCAGAAAAACTTTTTGAGGGAAACCACACTAAAGTATAACCGCTAG